From one Candidatus Zixiibacteriota bacterium genomic stretch:
- a CDS encoding T9SS type A sorting domain-containing protein gives MTKTLMIILVVSGILLAGSVSAQYTGIVSIDSIEAEPGDQVAVPIWMSGNNDQFSGAMLPIRFDHAALTLDSISLSGSVFPAGFSGQVHYDGYSDGWIITVIPPFGATPPPAVDDAEGLLCSVFFSVADPLAPGAYGIDSVNVDSSFTIGSTEFHFWRRMEFISPDARTLLPGFESGQVFVRVTTAVGDEPGSVDLPTSYGLAQNYPNPFNPSTIIEFSLPSAGPVSLLVYNVLGQEVSALVNRHMEAGVHSVTFDASGFPSGVYFYRLSHEGGSLTKKMTFVK, from the coding sequence ATGACCAAAACGCTCATGATTATACTTGTGGTTTCCGGCATTCTGTTGGCCGGGTCGGTCTCGGCACAGTATACCGGCATCGTGTCGATCGACTCAATCGAAGCCGAGCCCGGAGATCAGGTCGCCGTACCTATTTGGATGAGCGGTAACAACGATCAATTCTCCGGCGCCATGTTGCCTATTCGGTTTGATCACGCCGCGTTGACGCTCGACTCGATTTCCCTGAGCGGTTCGGTCTTTCCGGCCGGCTTTTCCGGCCAGGTTCATTACGACGGCTATTCCGATGGCTGGATAATCACCGTGATTCCGCCGTTTGGCGCCACGCCGCCGCCGGCGGTCGATGATGCCGAAGGATTGCTGTGCAGCGTGTTTTTCTCGGTGGCCGATCCGCTGGCTCCCGGCGCCTATGGTATAGACTCAGTGAATGTCGATTCGTCGTTTACGATCGGCAGCACCGAGTTCCACTTCTGGCGGAGAATGGAGTTCATTAGTCCCGATGCGCGTACGCTCCTTCCGGGATTCGAGTCCGGGCAGGTTTTCGTCCGCGTCACGACCGCTGTAGGCGATGAGCCGGGGTCCGTGGATCTGCCGACCTCGTACGGACTGGCGCAGAACTACCCTAACCCTTTCAACCCCAGTACCATAATCGAGTTCTCCCTGCCAAGCGCAGGCCCCGTTTCGCTTCTGGTTTATAACGTCCTCGGCCAGGAGGTCTCGGCGCTCGTGAACCGACATATGGAAGCTGGTGTCCACTCGGTCACTTTTGATGCATCCGGATTTCCCAGCGGCGTATACTTCTACCGCCTGAGCCACGAGGGCGGCTCGCTCACGAAAAAAATGACCTTCGTCAAATAA
- a CDS encoding FlgD immunoglobulin-like domain containing protein — protein sequence MSTCHHAIATCAAVLLFATLSFALPPADREGAPTSTDASIVDNSTYIDANAVLMFVTNHGNFGRDLSDVFGNDHGTYFPYTGIEAIQNGSNIRSPLYAAGLWLGGKVNGDIRVAISEYDDEYVPGPMSDGTYQADSPDFKVYKLYRDSLSTNPNDDYLNWPEDQGAPVDALGNPLMIGEQMLWTVFNDADPAEHTNYAGETDPLGIEVRMTTWEITGTTLDTIYVDVADTAAHTGPSHDVVEVWSVGQPAYPADQYEVTFTDTFLVDGEDTVYSLWNLDNITKDQRLLANQRGEWGDANPAVVQGFKVHVISLPTGIAIEEIATDTGAVAPPDDVAYSLNSSQDWYVSSDEGSNFSRLNWQGRLGTSDWEIRFTTDSSEYYNWSDDAKFADPAPFEIWNIGDGTPDDTTDDVRIFFSIIDDDASGGWSWGDRIYPWEVEYYEPAPDYAYSIYSFPEDFHIGRIVFNDYSDNLSVPVEGTVVRFTTYRDFYSTSADTFTFTPPIPEQYTVGTDAQSTAVYLQYELFNKGSNQIDSMFVSIWADPDIGGAGDDLYGCDSTLGIIYAYNADNDDHQYGASPPAAGFRLLYGPRIPGSIADTAFYFGQLYPGFDNLGMTATNKYINGLDPNDYVETFRYMKGLNADGSPYTYNGHVTTFVNSGNPLTGTGDLDANPADRRMMGSMGPITMMPGDSQYVLVMFAVGQGTDRLSSITQMYNVMSAYPNIPTDVGDSNPETALPSDFTLAQNYPNPFNPTTTISYALPRQCDVELIVLNVLGQKVVTLVDETKPPGNYSVVWNGTDGDGNRVASGVYFYRLHTDDCTASRKMLLLK from the coding sequence ATGTCTACATGTCATCATGCGATAGCGACCTGCGCCGCGGTGCTGCTGTTCGCCACGCTTTCATTTGCCCTTCCACCCGCCGATCGCGAAGGAGCACCCACGAGCACCGACGCCTCCATTGTCGATAATTCAACGTACATCGATGCCAACGCCGTCCTGATGTTCGTCACGAACCACGGCAACTTCGGCCGGGATCTATCCGACGTGTTCGGCAACGATCACGGCACGTACTTCCCGTACACCGGAATTGAGGCTATCCAAAACGGCTCCAACATCCGCTCGCCTTTGTATGCAGCCGGCCTCTGGCTCGGCGGCAAGGTGAATGGGGATATCAGAGTGGCAATCTCCGAATACGACGACGAGTACGTGCCCGGACCGATGTCTGATGGCACTTATCAGGCTGACAGCCCCGATTTCAAGGTCTACAAGCTTTATCGCGACAGTCTTTCCACTAACCCCAACGATGACTACCTCAACTGGCCCGAAGACCAGGGTGCTCCGGTTGATGCGCTGGGCAACCCACTCATGATCGGTGAGCAGATGCTCTGGACGGTGTTCAACGACGCCGATCCGGCGGAACATACCAATTACGCCGGCGAGACCGATCCGCTTGGGATCGAAGTTCGCATGACTACCTGGGAGATTACCGGTACTACGCTGGACACGATTTACGTCGACGTTGCCGACACCGCGGCCCATACCGGTCCGTCGCACGACGTGGTTGAAGTCTGGTCGGTCGGACAGCCCGCTTACCCGGCGGACCAATACGAAGTCACGTTCACGGATACGTTTCTCGTGGACGGTGAAGACACCGTGTACAGCCTGTGGAACCTCGACAATATCACGAAGGATCAGCGCTTACTGGCCAACCAGCGTGGCGAATGGGGCGACGCGAATCCCGCGGTGGTACAGGGCTTCAAAGTGCATGTCATTTCGTTGCCAACAGGCATCGCTATCGAGGAAATCGCTACCGACACGGGCGCCGTCGCCCCACCTGACGACGTAGCATATTCGCTTAACTCGTCTCAAGACTGGTACGTGTCATCCGATGAAGGCTCCAATTTCTCGCGCCTCAATTGGCAAGGACGCCTGGGCACATCAGACTGGGAAATTCGCTTCACGACCGACAGCTCTGAGTACTACAATTGGAGCGATGACGCCAAATTCGCGGATCCCGCACCGTTCGAGATCTGGAATATCGGCGACGGCACGCCCGATGATACCACTGACGATGTGCGTATCTTTTTCTCAATCATTGATGACGATGCCAGCGGTGGCTGGAGTTGGGGAGACCGCATCTATCCCTGGGAAGTGGAGTACTACGAACCGGCGCCTGACTATGCGTACTCCATCTACAGCTTCCCCGAGGACTTCCACATCGGCCGCATCGTTTTCAACGACTATTCGGATAATCTCTCGGTTCCGGTTGAAGGGACTGTTGTCCGGTTCACGACATACAGGGACTTCTACAGCACGTCGGCGGATACGTTTACATTCACACCGCCGATTCCCGAGCAGTACACGGTCGGCACGGATGCGCAGAGCACGGCAGTGTACCTGCAGTACGAGTTGTTCAACAAGGGAAGCAATCAGATAGACAGTATGTTCGTGAGCATCTGGGCCGATCCGGATATCGGCGGGGCAGGCGATGATCTCTACGGCTGTGACTCCACGCTGGGCATCATCTATGCCTACAATGCCGACAACGATGATCACCAGTATGGCGCCAGCCCGCCGGCGGCTGGATTCCGCCTGCTGTACGGCCCCCGCATACCGGGTAGTATCGCCGACACGGCGTTCTATTTCGGCCAACTCTATCCCGGCTTTGACAACCTCGGAATGACAGCTACCAACAAGTACATAAACGGCCTGGACCCGAACGACTACGTCGAGACCTTCAGATACATGAAGGGGCTAAACGCCGACGGGTCACCATACACCTACAACGGCCATGTCACGACATTCGTCAACTCAGGAAATCCGCTCACCGGCACCGGCGACCTCGACGCCAACCCCGCCGACCGGCGTATGATGGGTTCCATGGGACCAATCACCATGATGCCCGGCGACAGTCAGTATGTACTCGTAATGTTCGCCGTCGGCCAGGGTACCGACCGCCTATCGTCGATCACACAGATGTACAACGTCATGTCGGCCTATCCGAATATCCCGACCGATGTCGGCGACAGCAACCCCGAAACCGCCCTCCCCAGCGACTTCACACTCGCCCAGAACTACCCCAACCCGTTCAACCCGACCACCACGATCAGCTACGCCCTGCCGCGCCAGTGCGACGTTGAGTTGATTGTGTTGAACGTTCTGGGGCAAAAAGTGGTGACGCTGGTCGATGAAACGAAACCGCCCGGAAACTACAGCGTAGTATGGAATGGTACCGACGGCGACGGCAACCGCGTTGCCAGCGGTGTGTATTTCTACCGACTGCATACTGATGACTGTACCGCGTCACGGAAGATGTTATTGCTGAAATAG
- a CDS encoding FlgD immunoglobulin-like domain containing protein: MGRHAGLCLTGVALILMCSSNLAAPLERPGSTGTLDNLLIDDSTWIAANDVLIFAGNTGILARDRTGTFGWDAGFFYPFTAVDDIINGINTKTVMYAAGVWVGGRVNDSIRISMSQYSSEYWPGPMINGSFDTNAVDDAGYRVYSLYADSLAGNPNQSYLNWPTDQGAPVDGDGNPAMRGDQLLWAVFNDANPDQHGVLGGDTDPLGIEIRQMIWGADNPDQTTAVFVQYTMLNHGSNVIDSCFVVFWTDPDLGWAGDDLIGCDSVDNIFYCYNGDAEDDLANGGYGMQPPAVGVKLLAGPLVPSPGDTAIFDRTLVPDYRNLDLYSVVTYPTGGDPAVVAESWNVVRGLNVNGTTKINPVSGLPSRMWMTGDPVGGTGWLDTAPADRVMMAAVGPFTFNPGDSQFVLLKIAVGQGTNHLSSITDLRAVLNNPAGTPTGVGDDPRVSLPLSASLEQNYPNPFNPSTVIRYTLPVQSDARLTVYNVLGQEVATLVDRNQPAGTHSVIWNGCDSRGMPVASGVYYYRLSTEAFSDARKMVLIR, from the coding sequence ATGGGCAGACATGCAGGTCTATGCCTTACCGGAGTGGCGTTGATCCTGATGTGTTCATCGAACCTCGCAGCGCCTCTCGAACGGCCGGGTTCGACCGGCACGCTCGATAACCTCCTTATCGATGATTCGACCTGGATCGCCGCCAACGACGTCCTGATTTTCGCAGGCAACACCGGAATATTGGCTCGCGATCGCACAGGCACGTTTGGCTGGGATGCGGGGTTTTTCTACCCGTTCACGGCGGTCGACGACATCATCAACGGCATAAATACGAAAACGGTGATGTATGCAGCCGGGGTGTGGGTCGGCGGACGGGTCAATGATTCGATCCGCATCAGCATGAGTCAATACAGCTCGGAATATTGGCCGGGACCGATGATAAACGGTTCGTTTGACACAAACGCCGTCGACGACGCCGGCTACCGCGTCTACTCGCTGTATGCCGACAGCCTCGCCGGCAACCCCAATCAGTCGTACCTGAACTGGCCGACCGACCAGGGGGCGCCGGTGGACGGCGACGGTAACCCGGCGATGCGGGGCGATCAGTTGCTGTGGGCGGTGTTTAATGACGCCAATCCGGATCAGCATGGCGTCCTCGGCGGCGACACCGACCCGCTTGGAATCGAGATCCGTCAGATGATCTGGGGGGCGGATAATCCGGATCAAACGACTGCCGTGTTCGTGCAGTACACGATGCTCAATCACGGGTCAAACGTGATCGACAGCTGTTTCGTGGTTTTCTGGACCGATCCGGATCTGGGCTGGGCCGGTGATGACCTTATCGGATGCGACAGTGTCGACAACATCTTTTACTGCTACAACGGTGATGCGGAGGACGATCTTGCCAACGGCGGCTACGGCATGCAGCCACCAGCGGTTGGCGTCAAACTGCTGGCCGGACCGCTGGTCCCGTCGCCGGGCGACACGGCGATCTTCGACCGCACTCTCGTGCCCGACTACCGCAATCTGGATCTGTACTCCGTTGTAACGTATCCGACGGGAGGCGATCCGGCCGTCGTTGCGGAATCATGGAATGTCGTTCGTGGACTCAATGTCAACGGAACGACGAAGATCAACCCCGTCTCCGGGCTGCCGTCACGCATGTGGATGACGGGTGACCCGGTCGGCGGGACAGGCTGGCTCGATACGGCGCCTGCCGATCGTGTCATGATGGCCGCCGTGGGACCGTTCACATTCAACCCCGGTGACAGTCAGTTTGTACTGCTCAAGATAGCCGTCGGCCAGGGGACCAATCACCTGTCATCGATCACGGATCTTCGCGCGGTCCTGAACAACCCTGCGGGGACACCGACTGGAGTCGGGGACGACCCACGCGTGTCCCTGCCGCTCTCGGCGTCGCTGGAGCAAAACTACCCCAACCCCTTCAACCCGTCGACCGTCATCAGATACACACTACCTGTGCAGTCGGATGCCCGTCTCACAGTATACAACGTCCTCGGACAGGAAGTGGCGACGCTGGTCGACAGGAATCAGCCGGCGGGCACGCACAGTGTCATCTGGAACGGTTGTGACTCACGCGGGATGCCTGTCGCAAGCGGCGTCTACTATTACCGGCTCTCTACGGAAGCTTTCAGCGACGCGCGCAAGATGGTGCTCATTCGCTGA
- a CDS encoding PDZ domain-containing protein, with amino-acid sequence MKARRLLWAFGVLLLGLVASPGASGAITTDFDFEKLKKQVEQYTLIMEMKLELSFGMQTTEQEIRLLATIVRKDGLVLFDGSSLDLSDPFSSFSSFSIKSTPTRIEFKTLDGSRTYQGEYIGNDRYTKIGFARIVDSAQTEFPFVSFSKSTRLTVGSWVALYFLLPEFVTPRISADIGMVSALIEIPESFPMIVGFGPHELTSVLFDQSLTPLGVLGTLPDPAGASEGGMDSFGGDDFPIMGLIGAEKIAALVADPPVKGKIERGWLGITLQALTKDIREFFAVEADGGIIVNEVLTGSPAHSAGLKVGDILIEVNGQAIEVDAEERLPVFQRRISEMGPGTPVEFTVVRPGDEGIDTVSLTAVLSNAPIAATDADEYENKKLEFKVRDLVFTDYMMFNVEPESLTGVVVSELEPGGLANIGGLRLGDVIQRVGGADVMSVDDARGALEDKLKDDPAEIVFFVWRNNKTMFVNVKTQ; translated from the coding sequence TTGAAGGCTAGGCGGTTGCTGTGGGCGTTCGGCGTACTCCTGCTGGGGCTTGTGGCATCCCCCGGCGCTTCAGGAGCTATTACGACGGATTTCGACTTCGAAAAGCTGAAAAAACAAGTCGAGCAGTATACGCTCATCATGGAAATGAAGCTCGAGCTGTCGTTCGGCATGCAGACAACCGAGCAGGAGATACGTCTGCTGGCGACGATCGTCCGCAAGGACGGCCTCGTGCTGTTTGACGGTTCATCGCTGGATCTGTCGGACCCGTTCAGCTCCTTCTCGTCGTTCTCAATCAAGTCCACCCCCACGCGAATCGAATTCAAGACGCTGGACGGCTCCCGAACCTACCAGGGTGAGTATATCGGCAACGACCGGTACACCAAGATCGGTTTCGCGCGAATCGTCGACTCCGCGCAAACCGAATTCCCGTTCGTGAGCTTCAGCAAATCGACCAGGCTGACCGTCGGCAGCTGGGTGGCGCTCTACTTCCTGCTTCCGGAGTTTGTCACGCCCCGCATTTCAGCCGACATCGGCATGGTGTCGGCACTGATCGAGATACCCGAATCGTTTCCCATGATTGTCGGATTCGGACCGCACGAGCTGACCTCGGTGCTGTTCGACCAGAGCCTGACACCGCTCGGTGTGCTGGGCACGCTCCCCGATCCGGCCGGCGCCTCTGAAGGCGGGATGGATTCGTTTGGGGGGGACGATTTCCCCATCATGGGTCTGATCGGCGCCGAAAAGATCGCCGCGCTGGTGGCCGATCCGCCCGTCAAGGGCAAAATCGAGCGCGGCTGGCTCGGCATTACACTGCAGGCACTGACCAAAGATATTCGGGAGTTTTTTGCGGTTGAAGCCGACGGCGGTATCATCGTCAACGAAGTGCTTACGGGATCGCCGGCTCACTCGGCAGGGCTGAAAGTCGGAGATATCCTTATCGAAGTCAACGGCCAGGCGATCGAGGTCGATGCCGAGGAGAGACTGCCCGTGTTTCAGCGACGAATCTCGGAGATGGGCCCAGGCACGCCGGTTGAATTTACCGTGGTGCGACCCGGCGACGAGGGGATTGACACCGTCAGCCTGACGGCGGTCCTGAGCAACGCGCCGATCGCCGCCACCGACGCCGATGAGTATGAAAACAAGAAGCTGGAATTCAAAGTCCGCGACCTCGTCTTCACCGACTACATGATGTTTAATGTCGAGCCGGAATCGCTGACCGGTGTCGTGGTGTCAGAACTCGAACCGGGCGGGCTGGCCAATATCGGCGGGCTGCGCCTCGGCGATGTAATACAGCGAGTCGGCGGCGCCGACGTAATGTCGGTCGATGACGCGCGCGGTGCGCTCGAGGATAAGCTGAAGGACGACCCCGCCGAGATCGTGTTTTTCGTCTGGCGTAACAACAAGACGATGTTCGTCAACGTCAAAACTCAGTAA
- a CDS encoding trypsin-like peptidase domain-containing protein, protein MKRAFAMTLLATTLLIVGQAWSQTTQERIYRARDRVYPALVHIQPVVKDYNTGELKKQAVIGSGVIFHPDGYVVTNYHVAGKAVRIICTLWDKEQVQAEYIGGDPPTDIAVIKLDLSNHTGAIPVAAFGDSDSVQVGQQVLAMGSPLSLSRSVSSGVVSTKDRYFSSDVRLPSGERTGRYNLWIQTDAAINPGNSGGPLVDLDGRVIGINSRATLFANNIGFAIPINIVKAVTSAIIADGKVHRSWIGVHCQALQELEDYFGSGRNRGVLVSSIDPGSPAEDAHITAGDIILAVDGVPVSARFLEELPVFYNNIASRPPGSDVRLTVLRGEQEYSFTLATRELGDLQGEDFDVTSWGFTVKGITRQMQIDNQLRDSIGVYVTGVKRVSSADLGGLRSGDVITHLNKTPVQDLGEFITRYGELADVTGKILLTTRRGGAVRLVVLNLDKDEEVRLEG, encoded by the coding sequence ATGAAACGTGCTTTTGCGATGACCCTACTGGCAACGACTCTGCTGATCGTCGGACAGGCTTGGTCGCAGACGACGCAGGAACGCATCTACCGCGCCCGGGACCGGGTGTATCCGGCCCTCGTGCATATCCAGCCGGTAGTGAAGGACTACAACACCGGCGAACTGAAAAAACAGGCGGTCATTGGCTCGGGCGTCATCTTCCATCCCGACGGTTATGTCGTCACCAATTATCACGTAGCCGGCAAGGCGGTACGGATCATTTGCACTCTATGGGACAAAGAACAGGTGCAGGCCGAGTACATCGGCGGCGATCCGCCGACCGATATCGCTGTCATCAAACTTGACCTGAGCAATCACACCGGCGCAATTCCGGTCGCCGCGTTCGGCGACTCGGATTCCGTCCAGGTCGGACAGCAGGTGCTGGCAATGGGATCGCCGTTGTCGCTGTCGCGGTCGGTATCGTCGGGAGTCGTTTCCACGAAGGATCGGTATTTCAGTTCCGATGTTCGCCTGCCCAGCGGTGAACGAACCGGCCGGTACAATCTGTGGATCCAGACGGATGCGGCCATCAACCCTGGCAATTCCGGTGGACCGCTGGTGGATTTGGATGGCCGCGTGATTGGGATTAATTCCCGCGCCACACTGTTCGCCAACAACATCGGTTTCGCCATCCCCATCAATATCGTCAAGGCGGTGACCAGCGCGATTATCGCCGACGGAAAAGTGCACCGCAGCTGGATCGGCGTACATTGCCAGGCGCTGCAGGAACTCGAAGATTATTTCGGATCGGGGCGCAATCGCGGGGTACTGGTATCGTCGATCGATCCCGGATCTCCTGCCGAGGACGCGCACATCACGGCGGGTGACATCATTCTTGCCGTCGACGGTGTGCCGGTATCGGCCCGTTTCCTTGAAGAGCTGCCCGTGTTTTACAACAACATCGCCTCGCGTCCGCCCGGCAGCGATGTCCGCTTGACCGTCTTGCGTGGCGAGCAGGAGTATTCGTTCACACTGGCAACCCGCGAACTCGGTGATTTGCAGGGGGAAGATTTCGACGTGACCTCGTGGGGATTCACCGTCAAGGGCATTACCAGACAGATGCAGATCGACAACCAGCTTCGCGATTCGATCGGTGTCTACGTGACAGGCGTCAAACGCGTGAGTTCGGCGGATCTCGGAGGGCTGCGGTCCGGAGACGTCATCACGCATCTCAACAAGACGCCGGTACAGGATCTGGGTGAGTTCATCACGCGCTACGGTGAGCTCGCGGACGTCACCGGCAAGATACTGCTGACGACTCGACGCGGAGGCGCCGTGCGGCTTGTGGTACTTAATCTGGATAAAGATGAGGAGGTGCGACTTGAAGGCTAG
- a CDS encoding toast rack family protein, with translation MRTGKQGFAAGVLVLVIVAAATAGPIERATERVDVKDAKSLYVECDFGAGELFIRAADIPEAAVLDVSYEPDKVDYSVTYDVQNGVGELLLESEITKRGKVDRIENSWELTLSEKLPAEVHFDIGACDAEIDFGGMPLTEVSLDVGAASGLIEFSKPNPERMREMTVDVGASSVEFNMLGNANCEYLSFDCGAASVDVDLRGEWKGESVADFDIGMGSADIVVPEGLALRIESDDSGWFTSIDFDDLDLEKVSSGVWESAGFEKAAAKLTLRLDVGMGSIDIRAR, from the coding sequence ATGAGGACAGGGAAACAGGGCTTTGCTGCGGGTGTGTTGGTACTGGTGATCGTGGCGGCGGCGACAGCGGGGCCGATCGAGCGCGCCACGGAACGCGTGGACGTCAAAGACGCCAAGTCGCTGTATGTCGAATGCGATTTCGGCGCCGGAGAGCTGTTCATTCGGGCTGCCGACATCCCTGAGGCGGCGGTACTCGACGTATCCTATGAGCCCGACAAGGTGGATTACTCGGTGACCTACGACGTACAGAATGGAGTGGGAGAACTGCTTCTGGAGAGCGAGATCACCAAGCGGGGAAAAGTCGACCGTATCGAAAACAGCTGGGAATTGACACTCTCGGAGAAACTCCCCGCAGAAGTGCACTTCGATATCGGCGCGTGTGACGCCGAGATCGATTTCGGCGGCATGCCGCTGACCGAAGTTTCGCTGGATGTCGGCGCAGCCTCGGGACTTATCGAGTTCTCCAAGCCTAATCCCGAGCGCATGCGTGAAATGACTGTCGATGTCGGCGCGTCCTCGGTGGAATTCAATATGCTCGGCAACGCCAATTGCGAGTACCTGAGCTTCGACTGCGGCGCGGCCTCGGTCGATGTCGACTTGCGCGGTGAATGGAAAGGCGAATCAGTCGCCGACTTCGACATCGGCATGGGTTCCGCCGACATCGTCGTCCCCGAGGGCCTGGCGCTGCGGATCGAAAGCGACGACAGCGGCTGGTTCACATCGATCGATTTCGACGATCTCGATCTCGAAAAGGTCTCGTCCGGGGTCTGGGAGTCCGCGGGATTCGAGAAGGCCGCAGCCAAATTGACCCTTCGACTCGATGTGGGGATGGGTTCGATAGACATCAGGGCTCGCTAG
- a CDS encoding polymer-forming cytoskeletal protein, translated as MMQDVSRKLLPIAAGVCLLAAAVLSAPAQGEDSPSAPASDRQSTGPFSADSSDSVSITPFAPAETSVPISDDSVGPRRAQPGDILFNEIELSPEGVIAYDTLGNRWSYDFQTDEFVEGELPGSDIRPTDVGMPVEQRCTERLEVKPVASYINVGYEQFVEGDINATGRVVVQGWVRGNIRSLQRVLVTPHGRVDGSIYAPEIDVEAGGIVLGALTETSNPMSVLHDLSAQYMWVVFGVFVFWLVFTFVLVSLAPRQFRNIQGCVSSYQLRSFWLGLLLLLLMGPAMAVFAVTIIGIVVTIAIPFAYLIAISLGVITFGNRVINRLMLRLFGRKQSLMFQSLLGVTMFAAVWLLVAYLLGSSDPTSTTIGTVLLVLVTVGSLYPVCTGLGAAFLTRFGFRPYVAYGDRQAGQADTSPAPPPIPKAPPVMGPPPTPPPSHRPGSSPLSSGNE; from the coding sequence ATGATGCAGGATGTATCGCGCAAACTGCTGCCAATCGCTGCTGGCGTTTGCCTGTTGGCGGCAGCGGTCCTCTCCGCTCCGGCGCAAGGTGAAGACTCGCCCTCAGCGCCCGCCAGTGACCGCCAATCCACCGGGCCTTTCTCCGCTGACTCCTCCGATTCCGTTTCGATTACACCTTTCGCCCCGGCCGAAACCTCGGTGCCGATATCCGATGACAGCGTCGGTCCCCGTCGCGCTCAGCCGGGAGATATCCTCTTCAACGAAATCGAGCTGTCACCTGAAGGTGTTATCGCCTACGATACGCTCGGCAACCGGTGGAGCTACGACTTTCAGACCGACGAATTCGTGGAGGGTGAGCTGCCCGGAAGCGATATACGACCCACCGATGTGGGAATGCCGGTCGAGCAACGGTGCACGGAACGGCTCGAAGTGAAACCGGTGGCCTCCTACATAAATGTCGGCTACGAACAGTTTGTCGAGGGGGATATCAACGCCACCGGGCGAGTGGTAGTGCAGGGCTGGGTGAGAGGGAACATTCGCTCGCTGCAGCGGGTGCTCGTAACGCCGCACGGGCGGGTCGATGGCAGCATCTATGCGCCGGAAATCGATGTCGAGGCGGGTGGAATCGTCCTCGGCGCGCTGACGGAAACCAGCAACCCGATGAGTGTCCTGCATGACCTTTCAGCCCAGTACATGTGGGTAGTCTTCGGCGTTTTTGTCTTCTGGCTGGTGTTTACGTTCGTGCTCGTGTCGCTGGCGCCGCGTCAGTTCCGGAATATCCAGGGCTGCGTGAGCAGCTACCAGTTGCGGAGTTTCTGGCTTGGACTGCTGTTGTTGCTGCTTATGGGACCGGCAATGGCCGTCTTTGCGGTGACCATTATCGGCATCGTCGTTACCATCGCTATTCCGTTTGCCTACCTGATTGCCATTTCCCTCGGGGTGATTACGTTCGGTAACCGGGTCATTAACCGTCTGATGCTCCGGCTGTTCGGTCGCAAGCAATCGTTGATGTTTCAATCACTGCTGGGAGTCACCATGTTTGCCGCGGTCTGGCTGCTGGTCGCGTATCTTCTGGGTTCCTCGGATCCGACGTCAACGACGATCGGCACGGTTTTACTGGTGCTGGTGACGGTCGGCAGTCTGTATCCGGTGTGCACCGGGCTGGGCGCGGCATTTCTGACGCGATTCGGTTTCCGGCCGTATGTGGCGTATGGCGACCGCCAGGCGGGTCAGGCCGATACCTCGCCCGCCCCGCCGCCGATTCCCAAGGCGCCGCCGGTGATGGGACCGCCCCCGACCCCCCCACCATCGCATCGGCCGGGATCATCTCCGCTATCTTCAGGAAACGAATGA